The Novipirellula caenicola DNA segment TGGCATGGTTGCAATCGCGAGGCACCTCGCATTACAGCCCAGCGGATCTGTATCTGACTCGGTTGATGGACGTCGCGATCGCGGCTTGGTTGTTTTGGATCGGATCGTCGATCGGCAGTTTTCTGAATGTCGTTGCATGGCGAATGCCACGAAACCAAAGTGTCAACGGACGATCCTATTGCCCACGCTGCAGCACCCGGCTGAAGGCCCGCGATAACTTCCCCGTATTCGGATGGCTGGCGCTCCGTGGTCGCTGCCGTACCTGCCGGCTTCCAATCTCGCCTCGCTATCCCATTGTCGAAGCGGCGGTCGGCATCAGCATCACTTGGGTCGGGATCGCCGAGATTTATCGATTGAGCCTGCCTTATCAAAATCAACATTGGCACGGCGGACCATTGTGGATTCCCGTGGTAGACCGATCGATGATGATCACGCTGCTGTATCACGTGATTGCCATCGCACTGAGCTGGGCGATGGGGCTGATACGCATGGACGGTCATGCGTTGCCCCGTCGGCTGAGCAGCACCGCGGCGGTAATCATGGTCGGCGGCATGTTGCTGTTTCCCACGGTGATGGTCGTGCCTTGGCAAATGCAGGTACCGGCCAGTTGGCGAGGCGACGGATTGTACGTTGACGCCTTGATGCGAGTGATCACGGCGCTGGTAGCCGCCACGTTTTTGGGACGCTGTTTGGCACGCGGGTTGTGTGTCGGGGCGGATCCGAAACTTGATCCGTTGGGGAAATCAACCATTCGGTTGGTCGATCTGATCACAATCATTGCCATCCCGGCGTTGGTACTAGGTTGGCAATCACTACCTGCCGTCTTGTTCGTCGCCGCCTGTATCGCGTTAGGTTTAGGCCGGGTCCTGCCAAGTTCGACTGACATGCTTGGCCGCTTTGCCGTTGCGGTGCCCATCACCCTTTGCTTGTCGGTTGTGTTTTGGCGACCACTGCATGCAGCAGCGTATTGGCCCAGCGACGGCAGCTCGCCTTGGGTGCTGTTGGCGGCGGCTGCATTGGTGCTGATCACACCGGCGTGGCTTCGGGAAAGGCAACCGCTAGGGGGCCAATCACTGCCCTTTCACGAACCCAACGACCACGACAGCGCCGCAGCAGACTCAACTGTTTCTAAAAATTGAGTCGTAAGCCATAGACTTTGGCTCGATCGGGGAACTAAAATTTGCAAATCCGAAATCGGCGATGGTTCCGATTTCACTCCCCCACTTATTAGTCGAGTTCGCGGTCATGAAAAGACGCATGTTGAGTGTTTTGGTTTTGACTTTAGCTTTGGTCGTAACGGCAACCGCAGACGATGCGAAGCCGAAAAAGAAAGGCGATCGGGCAGGCGGAAAAAATGCGGGCGCAGCCCAGTTGCTAAAGCCGTTTGAAGCGGTCGACTTGACGGAAGAGCAAACCGCCAAGATCAAAGCCTTGGGCAAGGCGATGAACGAAAAGAGCAACGCGATCCGCGAGGAAGCGGGTGTCACCCAAGAACTGATGAAAAAGCGGGCCGAAGCGATGAAGGAAGCTCGCGAATCAGGCAAGAAAGGTAAGGAGTTGGCTGCCGAAGTCGACGCCAAGGCAGGGCTTACGGACGCCCAAGTCAACGCGATGAAAAAGGTGGCGGAACTTCGCAAGAACTTCATGCAGGAAGCGGTCGCTCTGCTGACTGCCGAGCAAAAAGAAAAGCTTCCCGCCCGCGTCAAAGCGACTGGAAAAACCGAGGGCAAAGAAAAAGCCAAAGGTAAAGGCAAGAAGAAGAAAGAGGCAGAATAGGCCAATTCGGATCCTCTTCCCCCCACAGAAAACTCAACTGAACACGGTTGATAATGCGAAGCTTCGATTCATGATTGAATCGAAGCTTTTTTGTTATGATAAGCGTTCCGGTGCGGATGCAGAGGGCCATCCCCCCTGCGGACCGCCCGACAGATTCATTCACCCCCACAAGGCAATCCACACGTGAGACTACTTAGTTCGGCGATCCTCGCACTGGCTCTTTTCACCGGTACGCTTCTGACTGGCATCGCTTCAGCCGAAACCACCAAACTTGTCCTGGTCGCAGGCAAACCATCGCACCCACCTCGGATGCACGAGTTCAACGCCGGGGTGCAATTGTTGGCCAAGAGTTTGTCGTCGGTCGAAGACTTGGAAACCGAAGTCGTATTGAATGGTTGGCCCGAGGACGAATCGGTCTTTGAAAATGCCGATGCCGTCGTGTTCTATATGGATGGCGGTGGTCGACACGAAGTGGTCAAAGAAAACGGTCGCCGTTTAAAACTGATCGACAAATGGGTCAAAAATGGCGTCGGCGTCGGCTTCATGCACTTTGGTGTCGAAGTGGTTGCGGATCAGGCGGGCGAGGAATTCAAAGATTGGATCGGCGGCCATTACGAACACATGTTCTCGTGCAACCCGTTTTGGGAACCGATGTTCGTCACGCTGCCGGATCATCCGATCACCCGCGGGGTAAAGCCGTTCCAAATCAAGGACGAGTGGTATTTCAACATGCGTTTCGTTGGCGACATTAGCGGAAACGAAGCGACCGAAGTCGACGGGTTAAAATTCCAGCCCATCTTGGTTGCTGTGCCATCGGATGACGTTCGCGATGGACCCTACGTCTACCCACGAGGCCCGTACGAGCATATCCAAGCGAACCAAGGCCGCGCCGAAGCGATGATGTGGGTCGTCAATCGCGACGACGGTGGCCGTGGACTTGGATTCACCGGAGGCCACTTTCATGACAATTGGGGCAACGACGATTTCCGCAAAGTTGTTCTCAATGGCATGCTCTGGCTGGGCAAACACGAGGTCCCCGAAGGCGGCGTCCAGTCGACGGTCACCCAAGCCGACCTGGACGCCAACCTAGACAAAAAGAACCGCCGCTAACAAAGACGCGGATACCTATGAGTTGGCAAAAAGAAAGCAGGCAGCGAATCATGTCGATTCACAGCCTGCTGTTGAGTGGCAATCGGGAACGGAGTCGCAATCCGGAACGGAGTGGCAACCGCGACACAGTCCACCGGGACTGGTGACGTCCCCAACCTTCGGTTGACGATTGAATCCGAGGCCAGGTCCATCATTCACGACGGCCGCTGTGCAGCACACGGATCGTATCGGGCACTCGCCGCTACTGATTATTCGAGTCGCCCATCGACATTTCTTCGTAGTTCTCAGGCTGAGCCGATTCATTGGTAGCCTCGATGACCTCTGGTTTCTTTTCGCCACAGCCAGAGATGCAACAAGCGGTGAACGCGAACATGGGA contains these protein-coding regions:
- a CDS encoding prepilin peptidase, with translation MAWLQSRGTSHYSPADLYLTRLMDVAIAAWLFWIGSSIGSFLNVVAWRMPRNQSVNGRSYCPRCSTRLKARDNFPVFGWLALRGRCRTCRLPISPRYPIVEAAVGISITWVGIAEIYRLSLPYQNQHWHGGPLWIPVVDRSMMITLLYHVIAIALSWAMGLIRMDGHALPRRLSSTAAVIMVGGMLLFPTVMVVPWQMQVPASWRGDGLYVDALMRVITALVAATFLGRCLARGLCVGADPKLDPLGKSTIRLVDLITIIAIPALVLGWQSLPAVLFVAACIALGLGRVLPSSTDMLGRFAVAVPITLCLSVVFWRPLHAAAYWPSDGSSPWVLLAAAALVLITPAWLRERQPLGGQSLPFHEPNDHDSAAADSTVSKN
- a CDS encoding Spy/CpxP family protein refolding chaperone, giving the protein MKRRMLSVLVLTLALVVTATADDAKPKKKGDRAGGKNAGAAQLLKPFEAVDLTEEQTAKIKALGKAMNEKSNAIREEAGVTQELMKKRAEAMKEARESGKKGKELAAEVDAKAGLTDAQVNAMKKVAELRKNFMQEAVALLTAEQKEKLPARVKATGKTEGKEKAKGKGKKKKEAE
- a CDS encoding ThuA domain-containing protein, which produces MRLLSSAILALALFTGTLLTGIASAETTKLVLVAGKPSHPPRMHEFNAGVQLLAKSLSSVEDLETEVVLNGWPEDESVFENADAVVFYMDGGGRHEVVKENGRRLKLIDKWVKNGVGVGFMHFGVEVVADQAGEEFKDWIGGHYEHMFSCNPFWEPMFVTLPDHPITRGVKPFQIKDEWYFNMRFVGDISGNEATEVDGLKFQPILVAVPSDDVRDGPYVYPRGPYEHIQANQGRAEAMMWVVNRDDGGRGLGFTGGHFHDNWGNDDFRKVVLNGMLWLGKHEVPEGGVQSTVTQADLDANLDKKNRR